In Rubrivirga marina, the following are encoded in one genomic region:
- a CDS encoding glutamine synthetase III → MPTLTRSASNGHAMPQDVEEIFGQNTFGLAEMKSRLPKSVYKKITATIEKGEPFDETVADAVALAMKEWAVERGATHYTHWFQPLTGRTAEKHDSFITPNAGGGAVAEFSGKSLVQGEPDASSFPGGGLRATFEARGYTAYDPTSPAFIVEHNGTATLVIPTAFASWTGEALDHKIPLLRSMEALNVQATRALSILGDSVGRVYATCGSEQEYFLVDEAYFEDRPDLLVAGRTLIGAAPPRGQEFDDHYFGSIPERIMAYMNAVETELYRLGVPVMTRHNEVAPGQYEIAPLFENANVAADHQQVMMMTLQRVAKRYGLACLLHEKPFAGINGSGKHVNWSMSTDTGLNLLEPGDTPHSNLRFLFFCTAVVQAVHTHQDLLRAAIATAANDHRLGANEAPPAIISIFLGDQLSDVYEQITASGKATESKQSGFLGLGTPVLPTLPRHAGDRNRTSPFAFTGNKFEFRAVGSSQSVSFPLTVLNTIVAEAIDDLASKLEDKLGKKRSKKAVESAVEEVITDSIREHTKIIFNGDGYSEAWHKEAVEERGLLNLTTTPDALATLTDEKNIAVFDAYDVLTAPELESRKEILSEQYALTLNVEAATTESLAKTMVLPAALRYLAEIGEAAEVAEDLGLDGSGTKETAEVVITQVNALRKALGTLVKARTAAHKAKDESVAMKDKVIPAMTKVREACDALEQEVPADLWPLPTYRDMLFTGK, encoded by the coding sequence ATGCCCACCCTCACCCGCAGCGCCTCCAACGGACACGCAATGCCTCAGGACGTCGAAGAGATCTTCGGCCAGAACACGTTCGGCCTCGCCGAGATGAAGAGCCGGCTCCCGAAGTCGGTCTACAAGAAGATCACGGCGACCATCGAGAAGGGCGAGCCCTTCGACGAGACCGTCGCCGACGCCGTCGCCCTCGCCATGAAGGAGTGGGCCGTCGAGCGCGGCGCGACCCACTACACGCACTGGTTCCAGCCGCTCACCGGGCGGACGGCCGAGAAGCACGACTCGTTCATCACGCCGAACGCCGGCGGCGGCGCCGTCGCCGAGTTCTCGGGCAAGAGCCTCGTCCAGGGCGAGCCCGACGCCTCGTCGTTCCCGGGCGGCGGGCTCCGCGCCACGTTCGAGGCCCGAGGCTACACGGCCTACGACCCGACGAGCCCGGCCTTCATCGTCGAGCACAACGGGACGGCCACGCTCGTCATCCCGACGGCCTTCGCGTCGTGGACCGGCGAGGCCCTCGACCACAAGATCCCGCTCCTCCGGAGCATGGAGGCCCTCAACGTCCAGGCCACGCGCGCGCTCTCGATCCTCGGCGACAGCGTCGGGCGGGTCTACGCGACGTGCGGCTCGGAGCAGGAGTACTTCCTCGTGGACGAGGCCTACTTCGAGGACCGCCCCGACCTCCTCGTGGCCGGCCGGACGCTCATCGGCGCGGCGCCCCCGCGCGGGCAGGAGTTCGACGACCACTACTTCGGCTCGATCCCCGAGCGGATCATGGCCTACATGAACGCGGTCGAGACCGAGCTCTACAGGCTCGGCGTGCCGGTCATGACGCGGCACAACGAGGTGGCCCCCGGCCAGTACGAGATCGCCCCGCTGTTCGAGAACGCCAACGTCGCCGCCGACCACCAGCAGGTCATGATGATGACGCTGCAGCGGGTGGCCAAGCGGTACGGCCTCGCCTGCCTCCTCCACGAGAAGCCGTTCGCCGGCATCAACGGCTCGGGCAAGCACGTGAACTGGTCGATGTCGACCGACACCGGGCTCAACCTCCTCGAGCCGGGCGACACGCCGCACTCGAACCTCCGCTTCCTGTTCTTCTGCACGGCCGTGGTCCAGGCCGTCCACACGCACCAGGACCTCCTCCGGGCGGCCATCGCGACGGCGGCCAACGACCACCGCCTCGGCGCCAACGAGGCCCCGCCGGCCATCATCTCGATCTTCCTCGGCGACCAGCTCTCCGACGTCTACGAGCAGATCACGGCGTCGGGCAAGGCGACGGAGAGCAAGCAGTCCGGCTTCCTCGGCCTCGGCACGCCCGTCCTCCCGACGCTCCCGCGCCACGCCGGCGACCGGAACCGGACCTCGCCGTTCGCCTTCACCGGCAACAAGTTCGAGTTCCGGGCCGTCGGCTCCAGCCAGTCGGTCAGCTTCCCGCTCACGGTCCTCAACACGATCGTGGCCGAGGCCATCGACGACCTCGCCTCGAAGCTCGAGGACAAGTTGGGCAAGAAGCGCTCGAAGAAGGCCGTCGAGTCCGCCGTCGAGGAGGTCATCACGGACTCGATCCGCGAGCACACCAAGATCATCTTCAACGGCGACGGCTACTCCGAGGCCTGGCACAAGGAGGCCGTCGAGGAGCGCGGGCTCCTCAACCTCACGACGACGCCCGACGCGCTCGCCACGCTCACGGACGAGAAGAACATCGCGGTCTTCGACGCCTACGACGTCCTGACGGCGCCCGAGCTCGAGAGCCGCAAGGAGATCCTCTCGGAGCAGTACGCCCTCACGCTCAACGTCGAGGCGGCCACGACCGAGTCGCTCGCCAAGACGATGGTCCTCCCGGCGGCCCTCCGCTACCTCGCCGAGATCGGCGAGGCGGCCGAGGTGGCCGAGGACCTCGGCCTCGACGGCTCGGGCACGAAGGAGACGGCCGAGGTCGTCATCACCCAGGTCAACGCGCTCCGCAAGGCGCTCGGCACGCTCGTGAAGGCCCGCACGGCCGCGCACAAGGCCAAGGACGAGTCCGTCGCGATGAAGGACAAGGTGATCCCGGCGATGACGAAGGTCCGCGAGGCCTGCGACGCGCTCGAGCAGGAGGTCCCGGCCGACCTCTGGCCGCTGCCGACGTACCGCGACATGCTGTTCACCGGGAAGTAG
- a CDS encoding Lrp/AsnC family transcriptional regulator, translating into MDKIDAIDAQILDLLQREGRIKRKDIAEAVGLSIPSVSDRMRKLEARGVLTGFHGTVDAKRLGHDVMAFVFVQSTGSEHYGEFVKTVTALDEVQELHSVTGDGSHVLKVRVRTTTALERLLATIQAVPGVRGTRTSLVLTTHKETAYLRAEPMTLPPLDD; encoded by the coding sequence GTGGACAAGATCGACGCCATCGACGCCCAAATCCTCGACCTCCTCCAGCGCGAGGGCCGGATCAAACGGAAGGACATCGCCGAGGCCGTCGGCCTCTCGATCCCGTCCGTCTCCGACCGGATGCGGAAGCTCGAGGCCCGCGGCGTCCTCACTGGCTTCCACGGGACCGTCGATGCCAAGCGGCTCGGCCACGACGTCATGGCCTTCGTGTTCGTCCAGTCGACCGGGAGCGAGCACTACGGCGAGTTCGTCAAGACCGTCACGGCGCTCGACGAGGTCCAGGAGCTCCACTCGGTCACCGGCGACGGCTCGCACGTCCTGAAGGTTCGTGTCCGGACGACGACGGCGCTCGAGCGGCTCCTCGCCACGATCCAGGCCGTCCCCGGCGTCCGCGGCACGCGGACGAGCCTCGTCCTGACGACCCACAAGGAGACGGCCTACCTCCGCGCCGAGCCCATGACGCTCCCGCCCCTCGACGACTAG
- a CDS encoding DUF5683 domain-containing protein, translating to MKNPGTAAVLSFLLPGLGQLYNGTFWRGVFWFVVTPGLWIGTGGFFGWVAHVISAWTAFRFAQRHPTGA from the coding sequence ATGAAGAACCCCGGCACGGCCGCCGTCCTCAGCTTCCTCCTTCCCGGCCTCGGCCAGCTCTACAACGGCACCTTCTGGCGCGGCGTCTTCTGGTTCGTCGTCACGCCCGGCCTGTGGATCGGCACCGGCGGGTTCTTCGGCTGGGTGGCCCACGTGATCTCGGCGTGGACGGCCTTCCGGTTCGCCCAGCGCCACCCGACGGGCGCTTGA
- a CDS encoding TonB-dependent receptor, translated as MLRFWTGVLALVLASGVHAQTGKIGGTIADSDGVPIPGVNVLVVGSTLGASSDLDGTYVILNVPPGTYDLRASFIGYQTVLQEGVVVNNDRTTEVDFVLAEEDLTVGGELVVTAERPEIEPERTASSEIIRPREVSEAPGVYSLTDVIGLTVEATDGHFRGGRTGEELYLLNGINIVNPFTGERSFDPIANALEEVEVITGGFPSQYGNAQSGVVNMALRSGGFERWDGSGNLRVRAPGYKHFGGSVFSLENNPYLLAFDTVEEWGGDSGEGLYSCSIGLSFCSAYGLETAADSLRAAQIAQAVWSQAREDLGMEYNDRWDTQLDLSVGGPVSDRVRAFVGARFADEWYELPTNEPERTRQLLGSARVALGGGSSLQLAGAFNRVRGFDYTSSFWQYLWDRERGFAAFDQVTLGGSARLAVVPDERRFADLTLSVLQNDYESGAAVLDPSRFREDASDLGVWRFFNTPDQFRVGYMENDFRNERSTTYSLEATYNEQVTSNHLLKGGIQGRLYHLDVDNRLNLSSPSDAQDETFSVTPFEIGAFVEDKVEYEGLIARLGLRFDAYNLNTEYFSDRYNPYANPNFDPTQPAVGDNAERDPDLAATERSSWIARLQPRLGASFPISVNTVFHLNYGAFLQRPPFERSLVSRIQRSNELAVIQLGNPELEPEETKMYEVGVAQGLPGGFALDVSGYYKDVRNLVQLAFFSESVDIPYQTYVNRDYADIRGFRVSLQRRRGAVRGSVRYRYEVATGKTSSAEDAPPQFIRDLDGEVDEERAGIGLNDILLDFDRTHNLIVQLTATTPRDLGPQVAGVRPLGRWTGSVRTRARSGRPYTSFAAGQDVLVADARAPMEYETSLKVTRPFRLASGAEGSLFVEVANLFNQRTYDYNRVFRDVRNLRAYDFAVNPSDLTPDGFTDDPDEALALYLGDSFPYEANQVFRIYSNAPRSLFLGLSVDL; from the coding sequence ATGCTACGATTCTGGACCGGCGTCCTCGCCCTCGTTCTCGCTAGCGGAGTCCATGCCCAGACGGGCAAGATCGGCGGCACGATCGCCGACTCCGACGGCGTGCCTATCCCCGGCGTCAACGTGCTCGTCGTGGGGAGCACGCTGGGGGCGTCGAGCGATTTGGACGGGACCTACGTCATCCTCAACGTCCCGCCCGGGACCTACGACCTCCGCGCCTCATTCATCGGGTACCAGACCGTCCTGCAGGAGGGCGTCGTCGTGAACAACGACCGGACGACGGAGGTCGACTTCGTCTTGGCCGAGGAGGATCTCACGGTCGGGGGCGAGCTGGTGGTGACCGCTGAGCGGCCCGAGATCGAACCGGAGCGGACGGCTTCGAGTGAGATCATCCGCCCGCGCGAGGTGAGTGAGGCGCCGGGCGTGTACTCGCTGACCGACGTCATCGGGCTGACGGTCGAGGCGACCGACGGCCACTTCCGAGGGGGACGAACGGGCGAGGAGCTCTACCTCCTCAACGGGATCAACATCGTCAACCCGTTCACGGGCGAGCGGTCGTTCGACCCCATCGCGAACGCGCTTGAGGAGGTCGAGGTCATCACCGGCGGGTTCCCCTCGCAGTACGGGAACGCCCAGAGCGGCGTGGTCAACATGGCCCTCCGGTCCGGCGGGTTCGAGCGGTGGGACGGATCGGGGAACCTCCGCGTGCGGGCCCCGGGCTACAAGCACTTCGGGGGGAGCGTGTTCAGCCTGGAGAACAACCCGTACCTCCTGGCCTTCGACACGGTCGAGGAGTGGGGCGGCGACAGCGGCGAGGGGCTCTACTCGTGCTCGATCGGTCTCAGCTTCTGCAGCGCGTACGGCCTGGAGACGGCCGCGGACAGCCTCCGGGCGGCTCAGATCGCCCAGGCCGTTTGGTCGCAGGCCCGCGAGGACCTCGGCATGGAGTACAACGACCGGTGGGACACCCAGCTGGACCTTTCTGTCGGGGGCCCGGTGTCCGACCGCGTCCGGGCCTTTGTTGGGGCCCGGTTCGCCGACGAGTGGTACGAGCTGCCGACGAACGAGCCCGAGCGGACGCGCCAGCTCCTCGGGAGCGCTCGCGTCGCGCTCGGCGGCGGCTCGTCGCTCCAGCTCGCCGGGGCGTTCAACCGCGTCCGCGGGTTCGACTACACGAGCAGCTTCTGGCAGTACCTCTGGGACCGCGAGCGCGGCTTCGCCGCGTTCGACCAGGTCACGCTCGGCGGCTCGGCCCGCCTCGCCGTCGTCCCGGACGAGCGGCGGTTCGCCGACCTCACGCTCAGCGTCCTCCAGAACGACTACGAGTCGGGGGCCGCCGTCCTCGACCCGAGCCGGTTCCGCGAGGACGCCTCGGACCTCGGCGTCTGGCGCTTCTTCAACACGCCCGACCAGTTCCGCGTCGGGTACATGGAGAACGACTTCCGCAACGAGCGCTCGACGACGTACTCCCTCGAGGCGACCTACAACGAACAGGTCACGAGCAACCACCTCCTCAAGGGCGGTATCCAGGGCCGGCTCTACCACCTCGACGTCGACAACCGGCTCAACCTCTCGAGCCCGTCCGACGCCCAGGACGAGACGTTCAGCGTGACGCCGTTCGAGATCGGGGCGTTCGTCGAGGACAAGGTCGAGTACGAGGGGCTCATCGCCCGGCTCGGCCTCCGGTTCGACGCCTACAACCTCAACACGGAGTACTTCTCGGACCGGTACAACCCGTACGCGAACCCCAACTTCGACCCGACGCAGCCGGCCGTCGGCGACAACGCCGAGCGCGACCCGGACCTCGCAGCGACCGAGCGGTCGTCGTGGATCGCCCGGCTCCAGCCTCGGCTCGGCGCGTCGTTCCCGATCTCGGTCAACACGGTCTTCCACCTCAACTACGGGGCGTTCCTCCAGCGGCCGCCGTTCGAGCGGTCGCTCGTGAGCCGGATCCAGCGGTCGAACGAGCTCGCCGTCATCCAGCTCGGCAATCCCGAGCTCGAGCCGGAGGAGACCAAGATGTACGAGGTCGGCGTGGCCCAGGGGCTCCCGGGAGGGTTCGCGCTCGACGTCTCGGGCTACTACAAGGATGTCCGCAACCTCGTCCAGCTCGCGTTCTTCAGCGAGAGCGTCGACATCCCGTACCAGACGTACGTCAACCGGGACTACGCCGACATCCGCGGCTTCCGCGTCTCGCTCCAGCGGCGGCGCGGGGCCGTCCGTGGGTCGGTCCGCTACCGGTACGAGGTGGCCACGGGCAAGACGTCGAGTGCCGAGGACGCCCCGCCGCAGTTTATCCGCGACCTCGACGGGGAGGTGGACGAGGAGCGAGCCGGGATCGGGCTCAACGACATCCTCCTCGACTTCGACCGGACGCACAACCTGATCGTCCAGCTCACGGCCACGACGCCGCGCGACCTCGGGCCGCAGGTCGCCGGGGTCCGCCCGCTCGGGCGGTGGACCGGGTCGGTCCGCACGCGCGCCCGCTCCGGCCGGCCGTACACGTCGTTCGCGGCCGGGCAGGACGTGCTCGTCGCCGACGCCCGCGCGCCGATGGAGTACGAGACGAGCCTGAAGGTGACGCGACCGTTCCGGCTCGCCTCCGGCGCCGAGGGCTCCCTTTTCGTCGAGGTGGCCAACCTGTTCAACCAGCGGACCTACGACTACAACCGCGTCTTCCGGGACGTCCGGAACCTCCGGGCCTACGACTTCGCCGTGAACCCCTCCGACCTCACGCCGGACGGGTTTACCGACGACCCCGACGAGGCCCTCGCGCTCTACCTCGGCGACAGCTTCCCCTACGAGGCGAACCAGGTGTTCCGGATCTACAGCAACGCGCCCCGCTCGCTCTTCCTCGGCCTCTCCGTCGACCTCTAA
- a CDS encoding T9SS type A sorting domain-containing protein: MTALRPHARLALLALVGLAAALPAEAQRRFEIHSRGMLHETVFNTGEIGRAYHQGGGGNATDVPMMEWPGNSAVTVDDINYDGKHYTNGGGVYISAQLPDSTERVHALSGGVGASQPDVTVGRWSYPLTITRTENYPVLDDGSLNPSYDPNEAEEIITSSWATPVGITVTRTSRAWSYPDYDDLIVYEYEFEYTGDRDGDTIPDTDQPITDVTIAFAYGLAPNLFGNLRTYGAWTDDEYQDNDQRGRFDPLRFLNYTYHQTGLPDPVYYDEWGRTGQNGGGLNAPGTPGYIMLHFDTEHLATQDSGTLADVAQGDSAIVWTQEYGGGVKIKQPWFIRQETSNMRASKLEAYLRVDTRKNAPLREGSVIPPEQGEESDIYQHFLDYWVGAGRYNFRQTRWATGRITVFGPYRFEIGETARFALAEVIGFGAVRQEQAYLPPGERTSPEQDDYLVDWGGSCGEDCGEDGSRGFFPIASYADTVRYGGNPVFPSIFPYGPGTDEGTVIKRHGSPYLSEYALPDYVNSDVVTIREVADKAYEAYTGEAFSAPEYNRPELNPEAGVYELPIPVPAPALNVASDERAQNVLYWSNAVESFSAPRLQGQFDHYRVSRSTHPAGPWETIAEVRPDDASFVHNGEYSFVPDGDYVVLDPEPTVGETFYYSIVSVDENGRTSGRTNVTEFETQLGAVAQLGDVHVVPNPFVVSSGFGGASDSSLRIGFYGLPARATIRIYSFAGQLVETIEHDSPTYSVAYLQETRNNQRLASGVYFYVVTTPEGESTQGKFVIIR, from the coding sequence ATGACCGCCCTCCGACCCCACGCGCGCCTGGCCCTCCTGGCCCTCGTCGGGCTGGCCGCCGCGCTCCCCGCCGAGGCCCAGCGCCGGTTCGAGATCCACTCGCGGGGCATGCTCCACGAGACCGTCTTCAACACCGGCGAGATCGGCCGGGCCTACCACCAGGGCGGCGGCGGCAATGCGACCGACGTGCCCATGATGGAGTGGCCCGGCAACTCGGCCGTGACCGTCGACGACATCAACTACGACGGGAAGCACTACACGAACGGCGGCGGCGTCTACATCTCGGCCCAACTCCCCGATTCGACCGAGCGCGTCCACGCGCTCAGCGGGGGCGTCGGGGCCTCGCAGCCGGACGTGACGGTCGGGCGGTGGTCGTACCCGCTCACGATCACGCGGACAGAGAACTACCCGGTGCTCGACGACGGGTCGCTCAACCCGAGCTACGACCCGAACGAGGCCGAGGAGATCATCACCTCCTCGTGGGCGACGCCGGTCGGGATCACAGTCACGCGGACGAGCCGGGCCTGGAGCTACCCCGACTACGACGACCTCATCGTCTACGAGTACGAGTTCGAGTACACCGGCGACCGCGACGGAGACACGATCCCGGACACGGACCAGCCCATCACCGACGTCACGATCGCGTTCGCGTACGGGCTCGCGCCGAACCTCTTCGGCAACCTCCGCACCTACGGCGCCTGGACCGACGACGAGTACCAGGACAACGACCAGCGCGGCCGGTTCGACCCGCTCCGGTTCCTCAACTACACGTACCACCAGACGGGCCTCCCGGACCCGGTCTACTACGACGAGTGGGGACGGACGGGCCAGAACGGCGGCGGCCTCAACGCGCCAGGGACGCCGGGCTACATAATGCTCCACTTCGACACGGAGCACCTCGCGACGCAGGACAGCGGGACGCTCGCCGACGTCGCCCAGGGCGACTCGGCCATCGTGTGGACGCAGGAGTACGGGGGCGGCGTCAAGATCAAGCAGCCGTGGTTCATCCGGCAGGAGACGAGCAACATGCGCGCCTCGAAGCTCGAGGCCTACCTCCGCGTCGACACGCGGAAGAACGCGCCGCTCCGAGAGGGCTCGGTCATCCCACCGGAACAGGGTGAGGAGAGCGACATCTACCAGCACTTCCTAGACTACTGGGTCGGCGCGGGCCGCTACAACTTCCGCCAGACGCGGTGGGCGACCGGTCGGATCACGGTCTTCGGGCCGTACCGCTTCGAGATCGGCGAGACGGCGCGGTTTGCCCTCGCGGAGGTCATCGGGTTCGGGGCCGTCCGGCAGGAGCAGGCCTACCTCCCGCCCGGCGAGCGGACGAGCCCCGAGCAGGACGACTACCTCGTCGACTGGGGCGGCTCGTGCGGCGAGGACTGCGGTGAGGACGGCAGCCGGGGGTTCTTCCCGATCGCGAGCTACGCCGACACCGTCCGCTACGGGGGCAACCCGGTCTTCCCGAGCATCTTCCCCTACGGGCCGGGCACCGACGAGGGGACCGTCATCAAACGCCACGGGAGCCCGTACCTCTCGGAGTACGCGCTCCCGGACTACGTCAACTCGGACGTGGTGACGATCCGCGAGGTCGCGGACAAGGCGTACGAGGCCTACACCGGCGAGGCGTTCTCGGCGCCCGAGTACAACCGGCCCGAGCTCAACCCCGAGGCGGGCGTCTACGAGCTCCCGATCCCCGTCCCGGCCCCCGCGCTCAACGTGGCGAGCGACGAGCGGGCCCAGAACGTGCTCTACTGGTCGAACGCGGTCGAGAGCTTCAGCGCGCCCCGGCTCCAGGGCCAGTTCGACCACTACCGGGTCTCGCGGAGCACGCACCCGGCCGGCCCCTGGGAGACGATCGCCGAGGTCCGGCCCGACGACGCCTCGTTCGTCCACAATGGCGAGTACAGCTTCGTCCCGGACGGCGACTACGTCGTGCTCGACCCCGAGCCGACGGTGGGGGAGACGTTCTACTACTCCATCGTCTCGGTCGACGAGAACGGCCGGACGAGCGGGCGGACGAACGTGACCGAGTTCGAGACCCAGCTCGGCGCCGTCGCCCAGCTCGGCGACGTCCACGTGGTCCCGAACCCGTTCGTCGTGAGCTCCGGGTTCGGAGGCGCCAGCGACTCGTCGCTGCGGATCGGGTTCTACGGCCTCCCGGCCCGGGCCACGATCCGGATCTACTCGTTCGCCGGCCAGCTCGTCGAGACCATCGAGCACGACAGCCCGACGTACTCCGTGGCCTACCTCCAGGAGACGCGCAACAACCAGCGCCTCGCCTCGGGGGTCTACTTCTACGTCGTGACGACGCCAGAGGGCGAGTCGACGCAGGGCAAGTTCGTCATCATCCGCTAG
- a CDS encoding PorV/PorQ family protein: protein MTAPRSLLRLVALAALVAASGPAHAQKVGTTSFQFLKVMPTARATAMGDAYGSLAQGAEALFWNPAGVAHTTGHALTATHIPYLVDTRISSAGYATSLGGFGQVGIQLQAVDYGDIAETRTDQLGFNADGTYNPGLTGSSYSPSAFAAGVTYARSLTDRFSTGITAKYVRESLYDGAFAGGVNTAAGAVLFDFGIQYQTGFRSLDIAMAVQNFGPEVAFVEERFAAPLTFRLGATGDLVGPNGMVRQDPQNRLTVAYDLHQPNDYDQQMHVGLEYSFAEVVSLRSGYKMNYDTEGLTFGAGLNADLSGARLGVDYSYGSMGDFLGSVHRLTVGATIR from the coding sequence ATGACCGCCCCACGAAGCCTCCTCCGGCTCGTCGCCCTCGCCGCGCTCGTCGCGGCGTCAGGCCCGGCCCACGCCCAGAAGGTTGGCACGACGTCGTTCCAGTTCCTCAAGGTCATGCCGACGGCTCGCGCGACGGCCATGGGCGACGCCTACGGGAGCCTCGCGCAGGGCGCCGAGGCCCTGTTCTGGAACCCGGCCGGCGTCGCCCACACGACGGGCCACGCGCTCACGGCGACGCACATCCCCTACCTCGTCGACACGCGGATCTCGTCGGCCGGCTACGCCACGTCGCTGGGCGGCTTCGGGCAGGTCGGAATCCAGCTCCAAGCCGTCGACTACGGCGACATCGCGGAGACGCGGACCGACCAGCTCGGGTTCAACGCGGACGGGACCTACAACCCCGGGCTGACGGGCTCGTCGTACAGCCCGTCGGCCTTCGCCGCGGGCGTCACGTACGCCCGAAGCCTGACCGACCGGTTCTCGACCGGGATCACGGCCAAGTACGTCCGCGAGTCGCTCTACGACGGCGCCTTCGCCGGCGGCGTGAACACGGCGGCCGGGGCGGTCCTGTTCGACTTCGGGATCCAGTACCAGACCGGGTTCCGGTCGCTCGACATCGCGATGGCGGTCCAGAACTTCGGGCCGGAGGTGGCCTTCGTCGAGGAGCGGTTCGCGGCCCCGCTGACCTTCCGCCTAGGGGCGACCGGCGACCTCGTCGGGCCGAACGGGATGGTCCGTCAGGACCCGCAGAACCGGCTGACGGTCGCCTACGACCTCCACCAGCCCAACGACTACGACCAGCAGATGCACGTCGGGCTGGAATACTCGTTCGCCGAGGTGGTCTCGCTCCGGTCGGGCTACAAGATGAACTACGACACCGAGGGGCTCACGTTCGGGGCCGGGCTCAACGCCGACCTCAGCGGCGCCCGCCTCGGCGTCGACTACAGCTACGGGAGCATGGGCGACTTCCTCGGCTCGGTCCACCGGCTCACCGTGGGCGCGACGATCCGCTAG
- a CDS encoding chondroitinase-B domain-containing protein, translated as MRRLVLLASAALAVTAHAQADRYVTTAAELGAAVRAAQPGDTITMANGTWTDTPINFDADGVPGDSITLRAETPGGVVLTGSSNLSIGGDYLKVDGLRFEGGALPDGTPVIQFRRSSSDLANHSRLTNCTIVDYNPANVRTEYKWVSVYGRFNRVDHCAFTGKTNEGALLVVWLRDPPNDAPPAHRIDHNHFGPRPEFGDNGAETIRIGTSSRSMQDANVVVERNLFTETNGEIEVISNKSGGNVFRSNTFRRVRATLTLRHGNRATVEGNFFLGEGVSGTGGVRIIGEDHRVVNNYFMGLRGTGYSAALSMVQGVPNSPLNRYFQVKRPVVAHNTFVDTDRTFVIGVGNSSDQSLPPEDITVVDNAVQTRLSAPILEVDLEPVGTSNWSGNVFFGRPDDFPEGVTFVDPELEEGDGGLFRPSATSPLLDAAVAAFAPDADMDGQARAVPDVGADEVSADPRTRGPLSAADVGPSYPVQTATEERPERPESRLAPNFPNPFDSTTVLAFTLDRPGPARVRLFDIAGREVQRVLDGTFPAGMTEFILDGTALPTGTYLVVLEAEGRLDYRLVTLAR; from the coding sequence ATGCGCCGTCTCGTCCTCTTGGCCTCAGCGGCCCTCGCGGTCACCGCGCACGCGCAGGCCGACCGCTACGTCACGACGGCCGCCGAGCTCGGCGCGGCGGTCCGGGCCGCCCAGCCCGGCGACACCATCACGATGGCGAACGGGACGTGGACCGACACGCCCATCAACTTCGACGCCGACGGGGTACCGGGCGACTCGATCACGCTCCGGGCCGAGACGCCGGGCGGGGTGGTCCTCACCGGGTCCTCCAACCTGTCGATCGGCGGGGACTACCTCAAGGTGGACGGCCTCCGCTTCGAGGGCGGCGCGCTGCCCGACGGGACGCCCGTGATCCAGTTCCGGCGCTCCTCCAGCGACCTCGCCAACCACAGCCGGCTCACCAACTGCACGATCGTCGACTACAACCCGGCGAACGTGCGGACGGAGTACAAGTGGGTCTCGGTCTACGGCCGGTTCAACCGCGTCGACCACTGCGCCTTCACGGGCAAGACGAACGAGGGCGCGCTCCTGGTGGTGTGGCTCCGCGACCCGCCCAACGACGCCCCGCCGGCGCACCGGATCGATCACAACCACTTCGGGCCGCGCCCGGAGTTCGGTGACAACGGGGCCGAGACGATCCGGATCGGGACGAGCAGCCGGTCGATGCAGGACGCGAACGTGGTCGTCGAGCGGAACCTGTTCACGGAGACGAACGGCGAGATCGAGGTGATCTCGAACAAGTCGGGCGGGAACGTTTTCCGGAGCAACACCTTCCGGCGCGTCCGTGCCACGCTCACGCTCCGTCACGGCAACCGAGCCACGGTCGAGGGCAACTTCTTCCTCGGCGAGGGGGTGTCCGGGACGGGCGGCGTCCGGATCATCGGCGAGGACCACCGCGTGGTGAACAACTACTTCATGGGGCTACGGGGGACCGGCTACTCGGCCGCGCTCTCGATGGTGCAGGGCGTCCCGAACTCGCCGCTCAACCGCTACTTCCAGGTCAAGCGCCCCGTCGTGGCCCACAACACGTTCGTCGACACGGACCGGACGTTCGTGATCGGCGTCGGCAACAGCAGCGACCAGTCGCTCCCGCCCGAGGACATCACCGTCGTCGACAACGCGGTCCAGACGCGGCTGAGCGCGCCGATCCTCGAGGTCGACCTCGAGCCTGTCGGGACGTCGAACTGGTCGGGCAACGTGTTTTTCGGACGCCCGGACGACTTCCCCGAGGGGGTGACCTTCGTCGACCCCGAACTCGAGGAGGGCGACGGCGGCCTCTTCCGGCCGTCGGCCACGAGCCCGCTCCTCGACGCCGCCGTGGCCGCCTTCGCGCCCGACGCCGACATGGACGGCCAGGCCCGAGCGGTGCCCGACGTCGGCGCCGACGAGGTTTCGGCCGACCCCCGGACGCGCGGCCCGCTCTCGGCGGCGGACGTGGGGCCGAGCTACCCCGTCCAGACCGCCACCGAGGAGCGTCCGGAGCGCCCCGAGTCGCGGCTCGCGCCCAACTTCCCCAACCCGTTCGACAGCACGACCGTCCTCGCGTTTACGCTGGACCGGCCTGGCCCTGCGCGGGTCCGTCTGTTCGACATCGCCGGACGGGAGGTTCAGCGCGTGCTCGATGGGACGTTCCCCGCGGGGATGACGGAGTTCATCCTCGACGGTACCGCGCTCCCGACCGGGACTTACCTCGTCGTGCTCGAAGCCGAGGGGCGGCTGGACTACCGCCTCGTGACCCTGGCCCGGTGA